The genomic interval AGCGATGCCTGATTCGCTATCAGATGAACTCCACAAGGCGTGAAGTTGGGTGGTGCTGGTGGTATTTGCTCCATCGTCTGTCACGACTGGAGTGGTCGGGGCAGTGCTATCAGAGATGGTTATCCCGTTGCTTGTTCCGACGGAACTCCAGCCTCCAGTCCCGTTCTTGGCTTTGACACTAAAGTAATAGGTGGTCCCGACATTTAGGCTCAAGCCACTGTGGGTTACCTCGGTGGATGTTCCGGCAGAAGTCCAATCCACCACGTCAGTGCCTCCTGCTGAGGTCCCTATGGCATATTGATATTCGGCGATGCCTGATTCTGGATCCGATGAGTTCCATGCAGCGTGAAGTTGTGTCTTGCTCGTGGTCCAATCTCCATCGTCTGCAACCGTGGGGGTTGTGGGTGGACTGTAGTCATACAGAGTGGTGAAAGAGGTGGGTGATGACCACCTCGACCACGCACCGTGGTTGTCCTGATACCTAACCCTCCAGCCATAGAAGGTACCAAAGCTCAGTCTTCCAGTAGGAACGATGACTTGAGTAAGATTGACATTATCTGTACCGCTGTCAAAGGCTGGCGCTGGCCAATCCGGGTAGCCCATGTAGTTACTTGGCCAAAGGGCGACCTGCCATTGAGACGCTGCATGTGCATCGCCCGAGTCAGCATCGGAGAACGGGGACGACTGAAGGGTAGGAGTAGCAGTTATGTTGTAGGCTCCACTGCTGGGGGCAATGTTGGTGGGTTGATAAGGGAAAGAGGTAAGTGGTGCTGAACCGGTGCGACTGGGGTTGTAGTCCACAATCCCCAGGCTGGCATGGTCATACCAGTCCCAAATGTGGCTCTGAATGGTGACCTCGTCAACCGTACCCCACCAGTTAGAGGTGGCATCAACGTGCGGCGAGCCTTGCGCGTTGGCATCATAGACATCGTAAGGAGTATTACCATGGATGTTGTTGAAGTTGAGGACAGGCTGCCCTGAGACGTAGACACCACCGCCTTTGCCATTGCCCGAAGTCATTGAGTTACTTATGATGTCGTTGTAGCCAAGGAAGACGACATTGCCGTAGCTGTAGATTCCCCCGCCTTCAGAAGAGGCCGCGTTGTAGGAGACGGTATTGCCACTGATCTCTATATATGCACTGCTGTAGGTATAGGTGTAGATCCCACCACCGGAATACTGAGCCACGTTCCCAGAGATACTGTTACCACTAATGACAACCGTGCTGTCGTAGGCACAGATTCCGCCACCAGAGCCCTGAGTCGAGTTCCCAGAGATATTGTTACCGCTAATGGTGGCTGTGCTATTACTCGAAATAGTAATCCCACTACTTGTGTTGCCAGAGATGGTATTGCCACTGATGGTCACCGTACCTTCGCCTGAATAGATTCCGCCACCAGAATTGGTAGAGACCGTATTGCCGGTAATGACTGCTGTGCCGCCGCTGGACTGGACTCCGATGCCCGAGTTACTGGCAACTGTATTGCCGATGATGCCGACTATGCCCCTATAAGATAATATCCCGTTGGCGGAGTTGCCGGAGACGGTGTTGTTTGTGATAATGCATGTGCCGTATTTGGCGTCCCAACTATAGTTCCAACCAGCGTAGATGCCATGTCCTGCGTTACCGGTGACGGTATTGTTGACTATCCGCGGGAGGCCGTTGACCGCCGCTGCACTATAAATGTACTCGCCTTCTACATAGATTCCAGAAGAGGCGTTGTTTCTGACTGTGCAGTGATCGATAAATGGGGAAGACTTTACGATCTTTAGTGCTGGAAGGTTGCTGTTGCCCCCGTATTCTACAGCGCAATACTGCATAATGCTACCGCTGACATAGTTCCCAGATCCATCGTAAACAGCGTCAACGCTGCTGTCCATGAAGAGTATGTTCACCCAATCTCCAGGTGCTGGAGATGGCTGGTCTGAGGTGAATACTATTGGCTCTGAAACGGTCCCTCTGGCGATCAACTGGCCTTCAACCTGCATGCCCCTTGCTGAAATGAACTTGACTACCACACCTTGTTCGATGGTGAGGGTGACTCCTGGTGAGATCAGTGCTCCGCTACCAACGATGTACGGGCTGTTTGCCTTGGTCCAGGTTGTGTCAGAGGTGATCTGGCCGCCAACAGTGGTGTCGGCGGTGACTGGTTGTGAGGTCACCACGGGCATGACCAAGGATGTCAGCAGAGCGATCACAACAAAGGCAATCAGGATCGTGACCAGTTTCACACGTTGCTTCATTTTGGCCTCCTTTAGCTTGGCACTAACAACAGATGTCTCACTCAGGAAAATGCTCAGATCGGATTCGGCTACATTCCTATTTCGACACAGCCGGCTTGCGGCTCAGCCTTCTCCCCATCAGGACAACACCCACGACGACAGCCACCGCTCCTGCACCAACAGCGATCCAAATCCATGAGGGCAGCCCTTCTTCTTTTGCGGTAGCTGATAGAAACTCCTCATGAGTAAGCTCAGCATCGGCGGCTAAACTCGTGTCAATAGCGCCGTCACCATCGGAATCTATGTCGAGAGTCGCCCCTTGCTCGCCCTGCGATAGTGCACTCCAGTCGACGGCGTAGTGATGCACTGCTCCAAGTGCTATGGGAATATCGGTAGCATTGAAGGTGCTAGTTGTTCCACCCAGTACCCAAGTCACCTCAAGTCCGTATGTTCCTTCGCCAGTGCCCACGACTTCATAGTGGTAGGTGTCTTGAGGGCAGAAGATGACCACTGTCTCGTCACAGTACATCGATTGTGGTATCTGGCACTCTATGGCACCATTAACCACTCCTACGACTTGCCCAACGGAGTCGTACACCCTCAACTCACCAGGGCTATGTAGCTGCACCTCCAGGGTACTGACCATACTCTGCGTCTTGTCCACAACAGCCTTCACGGTGTTTGTCACAACGCTCTCAGCAATAGTTGGCACGGCTTCCTTCACGATTCTAGAGATGGCCCATTGAAACTCCTGGCTGGCCACCAGCCTGCTCAATTCGGGGAAGATCAACTTCCCTGTCCGGTTTGCCATCCAATCGGACAGCGTTTTGCCTCCCAGCTTCTCGAACGGCATCTTGTTAAACACGGCCTCAATCGCCTGCTCTATTACGAAGTTCTTGACTGCTTCATCTTCACCACTCAGGTAGGAGTCGAGACCGAAATCTACTGCATCATAAAAGACGTCTGCCAACTTGGCAGCCTCCGGGTTGACGAAGGTCAACCCGAACTTCACGGAAGCCTGACAGCCATCCTCTATTCCC from Chloroflexota bacterium carries:
- a CDS encoding right-handed parallel beta-helix repeat-containing protein, whose product is MKQRVKLVTILIAFVVIALLTSLVMPVVTSQPVTADTTVGGQITSDTTWTKANSPYIVGSGALISPGVTLTIEQGVVVKFISARGMQVEGQLIARGTVSEPIVFTSDQPSPAPGDWVNILFMDSSVDAVYDGSGNYVSGSIMQYCAVEYGGNSNLPALKIVKSSPFIDHCTVRNNASSGIYVEGEYIYSAAAVNGLPRIVNNTVTGNAGHGIYAGWNYSWDAKYGTCIITNNTVSGNSANGILSYRGIVGIIGNTVASNSGIGVQSSGGTAVITGNTVSTNSGGGIYSGEGTVTISGNTISGNTSSGITISSNSTATISGNNISGNSTQGSGGGICAYDSTVVISGNSISGNVAQYSGGGIYTYTYSSAYIEISGNTVSYNAASSEGGGIYSYGNVVFLGYNDIISNSMTSGNGKGGGVYVSGQPVLNFNNIHGNTPYDVYDANAQGSPHVDATSNWWGTVDEVTIQSHIWDWYDHASLGIVDYNPSRTGSAPLTSFPYQPTNIAPSSGAYNITATPTLQSSPFSDADSGDAHAASQWQVALWPSNYMGYPDWPAPAFDSGTDNVNLTQVIVPTGRLSFGTFYGWRVRYQDNHGAWSRWSSPTSFTTLYDYSPPTTPTVADDGDWTTSKTQLHAAWNSSDPESGIAEYQYAIGTSAGGTDVVDWTSAGTSTEVTHSGLSLNVGTTYYFSVKAKNGTGGWSSVGTSNGITISDSTAPTTPVVTDDGANTTSTTQLHALWSSSDSESGIAEYQYAIGTSAGGTDVVGWTSAETNTEVTRTGLSLTWGTSYYFAVNTKNGHGLWSEIGVSNGITVSDPTPPTTPVVTDDGDTTSNPTQLHAAWSSSDPESGIAEYQYAVGTSAGDTDVVGWTSAGTNTEVTSTGLSLTWGATYYISVKAKNNAGSWSSMGTSNGIAAYTLPVADFSAAPTECLPSQVIAFTSLCSGGKPPLIYAWDFNNDGTVDSTDQNPTHSYASSGTYTVSLKVTDADGKTDTETKTNYITIIKAATQEDVTAQGGRVETTDGQIATEFPAGCLGDTATVTIKQLPASSAATAPQGFRVGNTCFRVEVIGVDGVAMTTFAEPITITVKYTDEDVTAAGDDPNNLVLAYWDEAAGEWVTLPTTVDTTEMTLSTTTSHLSQWAILAKTPSESLAGWIWIVVGIGAVLGAGILAYFIRRRLVRQ